The following coding sequences lie in one Musa acuminata AAA Group cultivar baxijiao chromosome BXJ1-8, Cavendish_Baxijiao_AAA, whole genome shotgun sequence genomic window:
- the LOC103995780 gene encoding E3 ubiquitin-protein ligase BIG BROTHER, which translates to MDSSRIGGNMSHSRQMEVHYIDTGFPYTVTESFMDLFEGLMYPQTDANSAEVFQDQGNAYHSTVHTSSFKYGFSSAASDSYYSFGHAYEINCFTPQLDAARRMWDDPAPLNIFDSPQLFLHGNLGVETRTPSAEECIQVRENTNDGANGGQAVWQDNIDPDNMTYEELLDLGEAVGTQSRGLSQDHISSLPVSKYKCGFFSRKKSQGERCIICQMNYKRGDRQITLPCKHVYHANCVTQWLSINKACPVCLVEVSVEEPRRQ; encoded by the exons GATTCCAGTAGAATAGGAGGAAACATGAGCCATAGTCGCCAGATGGAAGTTCATTATATAGATACTGGATTTCCCTACACTGTTACAGAGAGCTTTATGGATTTGTTTGAAGGCCTTATGTATCCTCAGACCGATGCCAATTCAGCAGAAGTTTTTCAGGATCAG GGAAATGCATATCACTCAacagttcatacaagctcattcaagtATGGGTTTTCTAGTGCAGCTAGTGATTCATATTACAGTTTCGGCCATGCGTATGAGATAAATTGTTTTACTCCACAATTAGACGCAGCAAGGAGGATGTGGGATGACCCTGCCCCATTGAACATATTTGACTCACCACAACTATTTCTGCATGGGAATTTAGGTGTGGAAACAAGAACACCTAGTGCCGAAGAAT GCATTCAGGTGCGAGAGAATACAAATGATGGTGCAAATGGTGGTCAG GCTGTTTGGCAGGACAACATAGACCCAGACAACATGACATATGAG GAGTTACTTGATTTGGGTGAGGCAGTTGGAACACAAAGCCGTGGTCTTTCTCAAGATCATATTTCTTCACTTCCTGTCTCGAAATACAAGTGTGGCTTCTTTTCTAGGAAAAAATCTCAGGGGGAGAG ATGCATCATTTGCCAGATGAACTACAAGAGAGGGGATAGACAAATTACTCTACCATGCAAGCATGTCTATCATGCTAATTGCGTGACACAGTGGCTTAGCATAAACAAG GCATGTCCAGTTTGCTTGGTGGAGGTCTCAGTTGAGGAGCCTAGGCGTCAATGA